Proteins encoded in a region of the bacterium (Candidatus Blackallbacteria) CG13_big_fil_rev_8_21_14_2_50_49_14 genome:
- the rfbB gene encoding dTDP-glucose 4,6-dehydratase, translating to MTRVLITGAAGFIGSNFVDYALRTHPDWQLTNLDLLTYAGFPANIEPFQNSERYRFVQGNVCDPQQVNPLVAEHDLLIHFAAESNVDLSIVASGEFIRTNIEGTRVLLEACRQTPPQRILVVSTDEVYGNAWQDRPSLETDPLMPCSPYAASKAGQDLLAFGYYETYGLPIVRTRCSNNYGPRQDPTKLIPRFILQALHDQPLPVYGHGQNTRDWIHVQDHCRAIDAVLHSAPEYNGEVFNIGADCEKNVLEISRTVLNCLGISRDLLQFVPDRLGHVRRHAVNSEKIQSHLGWQPQIDFATGIAQTVKWYLENPQWWRAVVQQQAQQVPGYSETYGFDRWLSENP from the coding sequence ATGACGCGTGTACTTATTACCGGAGCAGCCGGTTTTATTGGTTCCAATTTCGTGGATTATGCGTTGCGCACGCATCCCGATTGGCAGCTGACCAACCTCGATCTTCTCACTTATGCAGGCTTTCCTGCCAATATCGAACCCTTTCAAAACTCAGAACGCTATCGCTTTGTGCAGGGCAATGTCTGCGATCCCCAACAGGTCAATCCCCTGGTCGCCGAACACGATCTGCTGATTCACTTTGCCGCTGAAAGCAATGTCGATCTTTCGATAGTCGCCAGTGGCGAATTTATCCGCACCAATATTGAAGGCACACGGGTTCTGCTCGAAGCCTGCCGCCAAACCCCACCGCAACGCATTCTGGTGGTCAGCACCGACGAAGTCTATGGCAATGCCTGGCAGGATCGCCCCTCGCTCGAAACCGATCCGCTCATGCCCTGCAGCCCCTATGCCGCCAGCAAAGCCGGTCAGGATTTACTGGCTTTTGGCTATTACGAAACCTATGGTCTGCCGATTGTGCGCACGCGCTGTTCCAATAATTATGGCCCCCGCCAGGACCCCACCAAGCTGATTCCCCGTTTTATCCTACAGGCCCTGCACGATCAGCCCCTGCCTGTTTATGGGCATGGTCAGAATACCCGAGATTGGATCCATGTTCAGGATCATTGCCGCGCAATTGATGCCGTTTTACATTCCGCACCCGAATACAATGGCGAGGTTTTTAATATTGGCGCAGACTGTGAAAAAAACGTACTTGAAATCAGCCGCACGGTTCTGAACTGCCTCGGCATTTCACGTGATTTGCTGCAATTCGTGCCCGACCGCCTGGGCCATGTACGCCGCCACGCTGTGAACAGTGAAAAAATTCAGAGCCATTTGGGCTGGCAGCCACAGATAGATTTTGCCACAGGCATTGCCCAGACTGTCAAATGGTATCTTGAAAACCCGCAGTGGTGGCGGGCTGTGGTTCAACAACAGGCCCAACAGGTGCCAGGTTACAGCGAAACCTACGGTTTTGATCGCTGGCTGAGCGAAAACCCCTGA
- a CDS encoding crossover junction endodeoxyribonuclease RuvC has product MSQPTRILGIDPGSHRVGYGLLDCLPGRFDVVGFGTLETPPKSPASVCLPTIYEDLQELVKGFQPHVVAIEQLFFFRNLTTVMPVAQARGVILLSMAQAGLEVTEYTPLQVKMGLTGYGRASKREVQEAVAQWLGLEKIPKPDDAADALAIALCHAHQIGF; this is encoded by the coding sequence ATGTCTCAACCCACACGTATTTTGGGCATCGATCCGGGCAGTCACCGGGTGGGCTATGGCCTGCTCGACTGCCTGCCCGGCCGCTTTGATGTGGTGGGCTTTGGCACCCTCGAAACCCCGCCCAAATCGCCTGCCAGTGTTTGCCTGCCCACCATTTATGAAGATTTACAGGAATTGGTAAAGGGCTTTCAGCCCCATGTGGTGGCGATTGAACAGCTTTTTTTCTTTCGCAATCTGACCACGGTTATGCCTGTGGCCCAGGCGCGGGGGGTGATTTTACTGAGCATGGCCCAAGCAGGTCTGGAAGTAACCGAGTATACACCCCTGCAGGTCAAAATGGGGTTGACCGGTTATGGCCGCGCCAGTAAGCGTGAAGTTCAGGAAGCGGTTGCGCAATGGCTGGGCCTTGAAAAAATTCCCAAGCCCGATGATGCCGCCGATGCCCTGGCGATTGCCTTGTGTCATGCCCACCAAATCGGCTTTTAA
- a CDS encoding 30S ribosomal protein S5 alanine N-acetyltransferase yields the protein MHLETERCILKPPSPDDAEALTQFYLENKAHFAPWDPIPPTGFYTIQHWKAKTAEHQQEYLSGKSFRLRIFLKQTQELIGLINYTNFERGAFQNCRLGYKIASRHEGQGLMYETVLASLTYVFQELNIHRVEANYIPENRRSAQLLKRLGFQELGISKTHLRIKGEWRDHQMSYKLSEQWQETEA from the coding sequence ATGCATTTAGAAACAGAACGCTGTATCTTAAAACCGCCCAGCCCAGATGACGCAGAAGCCCTGACTCAATTTTATCTTGAGAATAAAGCCCATTTTGCCCCCTGGGATCCCATCCCACCGACCGGGTTCTATACAATTCAACACTGGAAGGCCAAAACAGCAGAACATCAACAAGAGTATCTGTCTGGAAAATCCTTTCGGTTGCGCATATTTTTAAAACAAACCCAGGAATTGATAGGGCTGATCAACTATACCAACTTCGAACGTGGGGCATTTCAAAATTGCAGACTGGGTTATAAAATAGCCAGCCGCCATGAAGGTCAGGGGCTCATGTATGAAACGGTTTTGGCATCTTTGACATACGTTTTTCAAGAACTGAATATACACAGAGTAGAGGCCAATTATATACCTGAAAACAGAAGAAGTGCTCAACTCCTGAAAAGACTGGGATTTCAAGAGCTGGGAATTTCTAAAACCCATCTCAGAATCAAAGGGGAATGGCGGGATCATCAAATGAGCTATAAACTCTCCGAGCAGTGGCAAGAAACAGAAGCCTGA
- a CDS encoding glutamate racemase, translating into MHNIHISVSQERCMHHPQAPIGIYDSGLGGLSVLRQLWQKLPQESVIYVADTARVPYGGRSPEEIQRFSHEIIDFMIENGVKMIAVACNTSSVIVLPALKRYQGVPVLGLAQAGAQLPPTIRRVGLLATEATIRSQQYRRMLQLNHPFVELHELACPDFVPLVESGRWEGAEAHQLVAERLKPLQEKGLDGVILGCSHFPYLARAIRASLGEKVALLDPAERLVDKIAKELSQNRLLNTDPQPSTHVYTTAHPASFQPLAERYLEKELRHLRQSDLHGRLSQTPQQSPALLLPVSL; encoded by the coding sequence ATGCATAATATTCACATTAGTGTTTCGCAGGAGAGATGTATGCACCACCCCCAGGCCCCAATCGGTATTTATGATTCAGGTCTGGGGGGGCTTTCTGTTTTACGCCAGCTCTGGCAAAAACTGCCCCAGGAATCCGTGATTTATGTCGCCGATACGGCCCGCGTGCCCTATGGTGGGCGCTCACCTGAAGAGATTCAACGCTTCAGCCACGAAATTATTGATTTCATGATCGAAAATGGCGTCAAAATGATCGCTGTGGCCTGCAATACATCTTCGGTAATCGTCTTGCCTGCCCTCAAACGCTACCAGGGGGTACCTGTTCTGGGCCTGGCCCAGGCAGGCGCTCAATTGCCCCCAACCATCCGCCGAGTCGGGCTTTTGGCGACCGAGGCCACGATTCGCAGCCAGCAATACCGCCGCATGCTCCAGCTCAACCATCCCTTCGTAGAATTGCACGAATTGGCCTGCCCAGATTTTGTGCCCCTGGTCGAAAGTGGCCGCTGGGAAGGGGCCGAAGCCCATCAGCTCGTGGCAGAACGTCTCAAGCCCCTTCAAGAAAAGGGCCTCGATGGCGTGATTCTGGGCTGCTCACATTTCCCCTATCTGGCACGCGCGATTCGGGCCAGCTTGGGTGAAAAAGTCGCTCTGCTGGATCCAGCCGAGCGTTTGGTAGATAAAATTGCCAAAGAATTAAGCCAAAACCGGCTTTTAAATACAGACCCACAGCCCAGCACCCATGTCTATACCACCGCGCATCCTGCCAGTTTTCAGCCCCTGGCCGAACGCTATCTTGAAAAAGAATTGCGGCATTTGCGCCAAAGCGATTTGCATGGGCGGCTCAGCCAGACCCCACAGCAGAGCCCTGCCCTGCTGCTGCCGGTTTCGCTCTAA
- a CDS encoding bifunctional demethylmenaquinone methyltransferase/2-methoxy-6-polyprenyl-1,4-benzoquinol methylase UbiE, protein MQTHSAPSPSRQNVWQMFDRIAHRYDFLNHTLSMGIDTLWRQKLAQQLPPRPDLKLLDLATGTADVLITLCQENKSISEALGLDLSEQMLSYGRQKLKQEGLENRAELRLGDACEIPVEAASYDAVTMSFGIRNVLDMDLCLREIYRSLKPGGRALILEFSLPESRLVRPGYLLYLRHLLPRIGAAVSGDDAAYRYLNQTIETFPCGQDFCDHMIAAGFQNVDFMPQTFGIATIYQGDKAF, encoded by the coding sequence ATGCAAACACATTCAGCTCCCTCACCCAGTCGCCAGAATGTCTGGCAAATGTTCGACCGGATTGCCCACCGCTATGATTTTCTCAATCATACCCTCTCCATGGGCATTGACACGCTCTGGCGGCAAAAATTGGCTCAGCAGCTCCCCCCACGCCCTGATTTGAAACTCTTGGATCTGGCCACAGGTACCGCCGATGTGCTGATTACCCTCTGCCAGGAAAACAAAAGCATCAGCGAGGCCTTGGGGCTTGACCTTTCTGAACAGATGCTCAGCTATGGCCGCCAAAAACTCAAACAAGAAGGCCTGGAAAACCGTGCCGAACTGCGCTTGGGTGATGCCTGCGAAATTCCTGTCGAAGCGGCGAGCTATGATGCCGTCACCATGTCCTTTGGAATTCGCAATGTTTTGGATATGGATCTCTGTTTGCGTGAAATTTACCGCAGCCTCAAACCCGGTGGACGCGCTTTGATTCTTGAGTTTTCTTTGCCTGAAAGCCGTCTGGTTCGCCCCGGATACCTGCTCTATCTGCGTCATTTGCTGCCCCGGATAGGCGCAGCGGTTTCAGGTGATGACGCCGCTTACCGCTATCTCAATCAAACGATTGAAACCTTCCCCTGTGGTCAGGATTTTTGCGATCATATGATTGCTGCGGGTTTTCAGAATGTTGATTTTATGCCCCAAACCTTCGGCATTGCCACGATTTACCAGGGCGATAAGGCCTTTTAA
- a CDS encoding HD family phosphohydrolase has product MPAELFPVYYISPIFDSFVSHIESLLGERFAFYSVHTSDISSLDLSSPRILMCGLPEFKLLEKRPAVELSALSCILCLEHAQQFDVAWTGLPWLAEYCVGPPEPERLAFLLNRLYSLSLTQAEMHRLSAQLAQQRHRLQDLNEIGVALSTERNLDTLMDKILKSSMEITASDSGSLYLIETRAGVEEDPKNPFANKGLRFKWTRNMSLKLDFSEFSMDINEKSIAGYVALSGEPLNIPNVYTLNQNYPFNFNQSFDQNTGYHSQSMLTVPMRNPKGEVIGILQMLNKKRDWSAPLDLTSPQALQADILVFGAEDESLLSSLASQAAVAIENARLYAAIQSLFEGFIRASVQAIESRDPTTSGHSERVAVLTVGLAEKLDRVDQGPYQNVRFSRQELKEIQYASLLHDFGKIGVRENVLVKAEKLYPDELSAIQHRFELIRKGLENDYNLRKLQYLLEMEKDKALQFFPELEEEYFRRLQKLEDNFQLILQTNRPTVLAQEASQRLQEIQHEVFSFNQQDYPLLTPFELSRLSIVKGSLDQDERLEIESHVTHTFEFLSQIPWTTELKNVPQIAYAHHEKLNGRGYPRSLNAEEIPVQSKMMTISDIYDALTASDRPYKKALPISKALDILGFEVKDGMLDAELYKIFVDSKVYELIHHSA; this is encoded by the coding sequence ATGCCCGCAGAATTATTTCCTGTTTACTATATCAGTCCTATTTTTGATAGTTTTGTTTCCCATATTGAAAGCCTTTTGGGAGAGCGTTTTGCCTTTTATTCTGTACACACCAGCGATATTTCCAGCTTGGATCTGAGTTCCCCCCGTATTTTGATGTGTGGCCTGCCTGAATTTAAACTTCTGGAAAAACGTCCTGCTGTTGAGCTTTCTGCTCTTTCCTGTATTCTCTGTTTGGAGCATGCCCAGCAGTTTGATGTGGCTTGGACCGGTCTGCCCTGGTTGGCTGAATATTGTGTGGGGCCACCCGAGCCGGAACGTCTGGCTTTTTTACTGAACCGTCTCTATAGCCTGTCATTAACTCAGGCTGAAATGCACCGTCTGTCTGCGCAATTGGCGCAGCAACGTCATCGCTTGCAAGATTTGAATGAAATTGGCGTGGCACTTTCAACCGAGCGCAATTTAGACACCCTGATGGATAAAATTCTCAAAAGCAGTATGGAAATCACGGCTTCAGATTCGGGCAGTTTGTATCTGATCGAGACCCGTGCGGGGGTGGAAGAAGATCCCAAAAATCCCTTTGCGAACAAGGGCTTGCGTTTTAAGTGGACGCGGAATATGAGCCTGAAATTGGATTTCAGCGAATTTTCAATGGATATCAATGAGAAAAGTATCGCGGGTTATGTGGCGTTGAGTGGCGAGCCTTTGAATATTCCCAATGTCTATACCCTGAATCAAAACTATCCCTTTAATTTTAATCAGAGTTTTGACCAGAATACAGGTTATCATTCCCAATCGATGCTGACTGTGCCCATGCGCAATCCCAAGGGCGAAGTGATTGGCATTCTGCAGATGCTGAATAAAAAACGCGATTGGTCAGCGCCTTTGGATTTAACCAGCCCGCAAGCTTTGCAGGCGGATATTCTGGTTTTTGGGGCTGAAGATGAAAGCCTGCTTTCTTCTTTGGCCAGTCAGGCCGCTGTAGCGATTGAGAATGCCCGTTTATACGCCGCAATTCAATCCCTGTTTGAAGGCTTTATTCGGGCTTCGGTGCAGGCGATTGAATCGCGAGACCCGACCACTTCGGGCCACTCTGAGCGTGTGGCCGTTTTAACGGTCGGGTTAGCTGAAAAACTGGACCGTGTCGATCAGGGCCCCTATCAGAACGTGCGCTTTTCTCGGCAGGAACTGAAAGAGATTCAGTATGCCTCTCTTTTGCATGACTTCGGCAAAATCGGCGTGCGTGAAAATGTACTGGTCAAGGCTGAAAAACTTTATCCCGATGAACTGAGCGCTATTCAGCACCGTTTTGAGCTGATTCGCAAAGGGCTTGAAAACGACTATAATCTGCGCAAACTTCAGTATCTTTTGGAAATGGAAAAAGACAAGGCCCTGCAGTTTTTTCCTGAGCTGGAAGAAGAATATTTCCGCCGCTTGCAAAAACTTGAAGATAATTTTCAGTTGATTCTGCAGACCAACCGGCCCACGGTTTTGGCGCAGGAAGCTTCTCAGCGCTTGCAGGAAATTCAGCATGAGGTCTTCAGTTTTAACCAACAGGATTATCCTTTGCTCACCCCCTTTGAACTTTCCCGCCTTTCGATTGTGAAGGGCTCGCTGGATCAGGACGAACGCCTTGAGATTGAATCCCACGTGACCCATACCTTTGAGTTTTTAAGCCAAATTCCCTGGACCACGGAATTAAAGAACGTGCCCCAGATTGCCTATGCCCACCACGAGAAATTAAATGGCAGAGGCTATCCACGCAGTTTGAATGCCGAAGAAATTCCTGTACAGTCAAAAATGATGACCATTTCAGATATTTATGACGCCCTGACGGCCAGTGACCGCCCCTATAAAAAAGCCCTGCCAATTTCCAAAGCTTTGGATATTTTGGGCTTTGAGGTCAAAGATGGCATGCTCGATGCCGAGCTTTATAAGATCTTTGTCGATTCAAAGGTCTATGAGCTGATTCATCATTCCGCCTGA
- a CDS encoding glyoxalase, with the protein MPLLTAVHHVQITVQADQAAAARQFYLEVLGLKEISKPQALLARGGFWCELGALQIHIGLETFSVRAESKAHLAYQVDDLAAWRNHLQTQGIVIQDSIQIPGLERFECRDPFGNRMEFLQLL; encoded by the coding sequence ATGCCCTTGCTCACCGCAGTTCACCATGTGCAAATCACCGTTCAGGCGGATCAGGCAGCGGCCGCCCGCCAGTTCTATTTGGAGGTATTGGGGCTGAAAGAGATTTCCAAGCCCCAAGCCTTGTTGGCGCGTGGTGGGTTTTGGTGTGAATTGGGAGCACTGCAGATTCATATTGGGCTTGAAACATTTTCTGTACGTGCTGAGAGCAAAGCCCATTTGGCCTATCAGGTAGACGATCTCGCTGCCTGGCGGAATCATCTGCAGACCCAGGGGATTGTGATTCAGGATTCGATCCAAATTCCTGGGCTGGAACGCTTTGAATGCCGCGATCCTTTTGGCAACAGGATGGAGTTTCTGCAATTGCTTTGA
- the pyk gene encoding pyruvate kinase, whose amino-acid sequence MKNFRKTKIVATLGPATANPDMIEALIRQGVNVFRLNFSHGSHEDHLVTLNTIRSISQEKELNVAVLQDLQGPKIRIGEVENGEVELIDGSLFCITTETCVATAERASVSYPYLMEDIEVGSRVLIDDGHMELKVEEKTEQELVCRVVHGGPLRPKKGVNFPDAALQIAALSEKDKRDLAFAVQHKVDFIAVSFVQRPADVMEAKDYLTSKGAYIPVIAKIERQEAINNIEAIIDIADGVMVARGDLGVEIPTEDVPLAQKKIIRLSNRAGKPVITATQMLDSMIHSPRPTRAEASDVANAILDGTDAVMLSNETATGRFPLEAVETMHNIALTIEAEMARNASRRLPNQPAQNIAAAVGTAACQMAHHLHATAIITATLGGSITRQVAKHRPSMVVIAATPHQKTCREMNLLWGTYPILITPSEDTDTLMRTILDQAIQHELVSQGDTVIMTAGIPAGQPGSTNMVKVETVTKVLANGMGLGHKIVSGRAVLAHTAEEAMSKVQEGDILITTMTTRDYMPLMDRISGIITSEGGLTSHAAIVGMSLGIPVLLGVANAFEIIREEGQITIDPNQGLIFTGIPNIT is encoded by the coding sequence ATGAAAAACTTTCGTAAAACCAAAATTGTAGCAACCTTGGGGCCAGCTACGGCCAACCCCGATATGATTGAAGCCTTGATTCGACAGGGTGTGAATGTCTTTCGACTTAATTTTTCCCATGGCAGCCATGAGGATCATCTTGTCACCCTCAATACCATTCGTTCTATTTCACAGGAAAAAGAGTTGAATGTTGCGGTGTTGCAAGATTTGCAGGGCCCTAAAATTCGCATTGGCGAAGTTGAAAATGGCGAGGTCGAATTGATCGATGGCAGCCTTTTCTGTATTACCACAGAGACCTGTGTGGCTACCGCTGAGCGGGCTTCGGTTTCTTATCCCTATCTTATGGAAGATATTGAGGTGGGTTCCCGTGTTCTGATCGATGATGGACATATGGAATTGAAAGTCGAAGAAAAAACAGAGCAGGAATTGGTCTGTCGTGTGGTACATGGGGGACCTTTGCGACCTAAAAAAGGTGTTAATTTTCCCGATGCCGCGCTGCAGATTGCGGCCTTGAGTGAAAAAGACAAGCGTGATTTGGCGTTTGCCGTTCAGCACAAAGTGGATTTTATCGCTGTTTCTTTTGTGCAGCGCCCGGCTGACGTGATGGAGGCCAAGGATTATCTCACCAGCAAAGGTGCGTATATTCCCGTGATTGCCAAAATTGAACGCCAGGAAGCGATTAACAATATTGAAGCGATTATCGATATCGCCGATGGTGTGATGGTGGCCCGAGGCGATTTGGGCGTTGAAATTCCGACCGAAGATGTGCCTTTGGCGCAGAAGAAAATTATCCGGCTCTCGAATCGGGCGGGCAAGCCTGTGATTACGGCAACACAAATGCTGGATTCGATGATTCACAGTCCCCGACCGACCCGTGCGGAAGCCTCAGATGTGGCCAATGCCATTTTGGATGGCACCGATGCGGTCATGCTTTCGAACGAGACCGCCACAGGACGTTTTCCGCTCGAAGCGGTTGAAACCATGCACAATATTGCGCTGACGATTGAAGCTGAAATGGCGCGCAATGCTTCCCGTCGCTTGCCCAACCAACCCGCCCAGAATATTGCTGCGGCAGTCGGAACGGCGGCTTGTCAAATGGCTCATCATTTACATGCCACCGCGATTATCACCGCGACCCTGGGAGGCTCAATTACCCGGCAGGTGGCGAAACATCGCCCTTCGATGGTGGTGATAGCCGCCACCCCCCATCAAAAAACCTGCCGTGAAATGAATCTTTTGTGGGGAACCTACCCCATTTTAATTACACCTTCTGAGGATACCGATACACTGATGCGAACGATTCTTGATCAGGCGATTCAGCATGAGCTGGTCAGCCAGGGAGATACCGTGATTATGACTGCAGGCATTCCTGCCGGACAACCGGGCTCGACCAATATGGTCAAAGTCGAGACGGTTACCAAGGTTTTGGCCAATGGCATGGGCTTGGGCCATAAAATTGTCAGTGGCCGTGCCGTTTTGGCCCACACGGCCGAAGAGGCCATGAGCAAGGTGCAGGAAGGGGATATTCTGATCACCACCATGACCACCCGCGATTATATGCCCCTCATGGACCGTATCAGTGGGATCATTACCTCTGAGGGCGGCTTGACCAGCCATGCCGCGATTGTAGGCATGTCCTTGGGCATTCCCGTGCTTTTGGGTGTGGCCAATGCCTTTGAAATTATCCGTGAAGAGGGGCAAATTACGATTGACCCGAACCAGGGCTTGATCTTTACAGGGATTCCCAATATTACCTGA
- a CDS encoding glucokinase, producing the protein MSLAIGFDLGGTTVTAALVSETGEILTRLEAPTPAEQAAEKTLELMNRLFHSLFEQAPGSVAGIGMGLAGLVDPFAGIVHTSPNLPLWKDVNLREPLEREFQVPVYLDNDVKAMALGELHFGAGQGADSMLCLTVGTGIGSAIVLQGKVYRGATLSAGEFGHVTVVQQGGKLCGCGNTGCLETVAGTQGILSLAQRYLERGQAPILAERVLAGEKLMPRLVAEAAAAGDAGAQKVWQEVGDWLGTALAGVVNFLNPEKIVIGGGIAQAGSLLFDPVQSAIQTRAFALPAQKVQVLSAQLGPDAGIIGASVLARTGVQA; encoded by the coding sequence ATGAGTCTGGCGATTGGTTTTGATCTTGGCGGTACAACTGTAACTGCAGCCCTTGTCTCTGAGACTGGGGAGATTTTAACTCGCCTGGAGGCCCCCACGCCTGCTGAGCAAGCGGCTGAAAAAACGCTTGAGTTGATGAACCGTCTGTTTCATTCTCTTTTCGAGCAGGCACCGGGCTCTGTGGCAGGCATTGGCATGGGATTGGCTGGTTTGGTCGACCCTTTTGCGGGCATTGTGCATACCTCTCCCAATTTGCCGCTTTGGAAAGATGTGAATTTGCGTGAACCCCTTGAACGTGAATTTCAAGTGCCTGTTTACCTTGACAATGATGTCAAAGCCATGGCTTTGGGTGAATTGCATTTTGGCGCAGGCCAGGGTGCCGATTCGATGCTCTGTCTGACTGTAGGCACAGGGATTGGCAGTGCGATTGTTCTGCAGGGTAAGGTTTATCGTGGCGCGACCCTGTCTGCTGGCGAGTTTGGGCATGTGACCGTGGTGCAACAGGGCGGAAAACTCTGTGGCTGTGGCAATACGGGCTGTCTTGAAACGGTGGCCGGCACCCAGGGGATTTTGAGCCTGGCCCAGCGCTATCTGGAACGCGGCCAGGCCCCTATTCTGGCAGAGCGTGTGTTGGCGGGTGAAAAACTGATGCCACGCCTGGTGGCTGAAGCTGCCGCTGCAGGAGATGCCGGCGCCCAAAAAGTCTGGCAGGAAGTGGGAGATTGGTTGGGAACCGCTCTGGCGGGAGTGGTCAATTTCTTGAATCCCGAAAAAATAGTGATTGGGGGAGGCATTGCGCAAGCAGGTTCCCTGCTCTTTGATCCGGTTCAATCAGCGATTCAGACCCGGGCCTTTGCCCTACCGGCCCAAAAAGTGCAGGTTCTTTCTGCGCAATTGGGCCCCGACGCTGGTATTATTGGCGCCTCAGTACTTGCGCGCACAGGAGTTCAAGCATGA